From Leptodactylus fuscus isolate aLepFus1 chromosome 11, aLepFus1.hap2, whole genome shotgun sequence, one genomic window encodes:
- the LOC142184671 gene encoding cytochrome P450 2A6-like: MDVTWTGILILICIFIYTTWDTFYRRRNFPPGPAPLPLIGTLLHIKRGKLVDSLMKLWDEYGPVYTLYFGPRPVVVLCGYEVVKEALIDRGEEFGARGPLFFLEKFTQGYGVSLSNGERWRILRTFTVKTMKEFGVGKRSIEEKIQIEAQCIVDEFRKSNGQPCDPHKMLMDAVSNVVCAFIFGDRFEYKDERFTKLLGIVDEIFHLASSTWGQLISILPIIMNHIPGPHQRTFTLSEELAEFVHERVKTSLETLDPTAPRHFIDSFLIRMQEEKNNPNTEFQLRNLLVSAHNLFLAGTETVTTTLRYALLILLKYPDIQAKLHDEIDEVIGQDRVPHFEDRIQMHYTQAFVHEVQRFADITPMSVPRMVTRDVQFRGYQIPKGTEIYPLLCTVHRDKKYFSSPWKFNLNHFLDESGRFVKNDALMAFSAGKRMCPGENLARMELFIFITTILQNFKLTSQTEFTESDIIPKMLGILNTPIHYEISFVPR; the protein is encoded by the exons ATGGACGTTACATGGACGGGAATCCTGATCCTCATATGTATCTTCATCTACACAACCTGGGACACCTTTTACCGAAGACGTAACTTTCCTCCGGGTCCCGCACCCCTGCCTCTTATAGGGACATTGCTGCACATTAAGAGAGGGAAGCTGGTGGATTCTCTCATGAAG TTGTGGGATGAATATGGCCCAGTTTATACCCTTTACTTCGGTCCACGACCGGTGGTTGTTCTCTGCGGATATGAGGTTGTGAAAGAGGCACTTATTGATCggggtgaagaatttggtgctcGGGGTCCACTATTCTTCCTTGAGAAGTTTACCCAGGGTTACG GTGTTAGTCTGAGCAATGGAGAAAGGTGGAGGATCCTCCGAACCTTCACTGTGAAGACAATGAAGGAGTTTGGGGTTGGAAAGAGAAGTATTGAGGAGAAAATTCAGATTGAAGCGCAATGTATCGTGGATGAATTCAGGAAATCTAATG GTCAGCCTTGTGATCCACATAAGATGCTCATGGACGCTGTTTCTAATGTTGTCTGTGCTTTCATCTTTGGAGATCGGTTTGAGTACAAGGATGAGAGGTTTACCAAACTACTTGGAATTGTGGATGAAATTTTCCATCTAGCGTCTTCTACCTGGGGACAG CTGATCTCCATCCTCCCAATAATCATGAACCACATTCCTGGACCTCACCAGAGGACATTCACTCTCTCCGAAGAATTGGCTGAATTTGTACATGAGAGAGTGAAGACCAGTCTGGAGACCCTGGACCCCACCGCACCCAGACACTTCATTGACAGCTTCCTCATCAGAATGCAAGAG GAGAAGAATAATCCCAATACTGAATTTCAGCTAAGAAATCTCCTGGTATCTGCCCATAATCTGTTTCTAGCCGGTACAGAGACGGTCACCACCACCCTGCGTTATGCACTGCTTATCCTACTGAAGTATCCCGATATACAAG CTAAACTCCATGATGAGATTGATGAAGTGATTGGACAAGATCGGGTCCCACATTTTGAGGACAGGATACAAATGCATTATACGCAGGCGTTTGTCCATGAGGTCCAGAGATTTGCTGACATTACTCCTATGAGTGTGCCACGTATGGTGACAAGAGATGTCCAGTTTAGAGGTTATCAGATCCCTAAG GGCACAGAAATTTACCCGTTACTCTGCACCGTTCACCGGGACAAGAAATATTTCTCTTCTCCATGGAAGTTTAATCTAAACCATTTCTTGGATGAGAGCGGCAGGTTCGTGAAGAACGACGCCCTGATGGCTTTCTCTGCAG GTAAGAGAATGTGTCCAGGAGAGAATTTGGCCCGGATGGAACTCTTTATCTTTATCACCACCATCTTGCAAAACTTTAAACTGACGTCCCAGACTGAATTCACTGAGAGTGACATTATTCCAAAAATGTTGGGGATCTTGAACACCCCCATTCACTACGAGATCTCATTTGTACCTCGCTAG